Proteins encoded by one window of Bacteroidales bacterium:
- the feoB gene encoding ferrous iron transport protein B, whose protein sequence is MTLLDVALGEKAVITKVKGRGAFRKRITEMGFIVGKEVTVVKKAPLQDPVEYNILGYNVTLRNSEAKLIEVSELTEGKVPEINYSGTFQTEQEVAYSAPKGKVINVCLVGNPNSGKTTLFNHASGSKERVGNYSGVTIDAKEAHFRLNDYNIIITDLPGTYSITAYSPEELYVRNFISEKLPDIVVNVVDSSNLERNLFLTTQLIDMDIQVVVALNMYDELHRTGDKLDSEYLGKMLGVPFVHTVASKGKGIQELFQKIIEVYEGRDETTRHIHINYGKSLEQAIQNIQQKIRIPGNVDFMTTISSRFLSIKLIEKDRSARNLVRTFSNADDIINVSQEEITRIENELKEDSETLVADAKYGFIAGALAETLIPNPKTQRRKSEVIDTIITHKVWGIPVFVFFMWVTFYSTFKLGNYPMRGIEWLVQFISAELQTALPDGMFRDLLIQGIIGGVGGVIVFLPNILLLYLFIALMEDSGYMARAVFIMDKLMHKIGLHGKSFIPLVMGFGCNVPAILSTRVIESRRDRIITMLINPFMSCSARLPVYILFITAFFKDYQGSILFGMYSFGILLAIGSALLFRKTLFRKKDVPFVMELPPYRVPTVRSVVRHMWSRAVQYLRKIGGVILIASIIIWALGYFPHQVSDEKKYQVLKEEVQKKYIESMKSPNLTDAEILTLKDQERAELSVIQLQYNSELQKNSFIGRIGHFMEPAMRPLGFDWKMSVAILSGVSAKEVVVGTLGILYQSDMNAPNADKTLASRLQTQQYTYGSKIGEAVFTPLVAMSFMLFILIYFPCIGVISAISRESGSWKWAAFIVVYTTVLAYLASLIFYQVGSLFV, encoded by the coding sequence GTGACCTTACTGGATGTAGCTCTTGGAGAGAAAGCCGTTATCACGAAAGTGAAAGGCAGAGGTGCATTCCGTAAGCGAATTACTGAAATGGGGTTTATAGTGGGCAAAGAGGTCACTGTAGTGAAAAAAGCCCCCTTACAAGACCCTGTTGAATACAATATTCTGGGATATAATGTCACCCTTCGGAATAGTGAAGCCAAACTTATTGAAGTTAGTGAACTGACTGAAGGTAAAGTTCCTGAAATTAACTATTCCGGGACGTTTCAAACAGAACAGGAGGTTGCCTATTCGGCTCCCAAGGGTAAGGTTATAAATGTTTGTCTGGTCGGAAATCCAAACTCAGGTAAAACAACGCTTTTTAATCATGCTTCCGGTTCAAAGGAAAGGGTTGGAAATTATAGTGGTGTGACTATAGATGCAAAAGAGGCACATTTCAGGCTGAATGATTACAATATTATTATCACTGATCTGCCTGGCACTTATTCGATTACAGCCTATTCTCCGGAGGAGTTGTATGTCAGGAATTTTATCAGCGAAAAACTCCCTGATATTGTTGTGAATGTGGTTGATTCATCTAACCTTGAACGGAACCTATTCCTGACGACCCAGTTGATTGATATGGATATCCAGGTTGTGGTCGCGTTAAATATGTATGACGAGCTTCACAGGACCGGGGACAAACTTGATAGTGAATACCTGGGTAAGATGCTGGGAGTTCCTTTCGTTCATACTGTTGCCTCAAAGGGGAAAGGGATTCAGGAACTCTTTCAGAAGATCATAGAAGTATATGAAGGCCGTGATGAAACCACAAGGCACATTCATATCAACTATGGAAAATCGTTGGAGCAGGCGATACAAAATATTCAACAAAAGATTCGGATTCCCGGGAATGTCGATTTTATGACAACGATATCTTCCCGGTTTCTTTCCATAAAACTGATCGAAAAGGATCGTTCGGCCAGAAATCTTGTGAGAACTTTTTCTAATGCTGACGATATCATTAATGTTAGCCAGGAAGAGATCACCAGGATTGAAAACGAACTCAAAGAAGATAGTGAAACCCTGGTTGCTGATGCCAAATATGGGTTTATTGCAGGAGCCCTTGCTGAGACTTTGATTCCAAATCCGAAAACCCAGAGAAGAAAAAGTGAGGTTATCGATACCATTATCACTCATAAGGTGTGGGGAATTCCTGTCTTTGTATTTTTCATGTGGGTAACGTTCTATAGTACTTTCAAGTTAGGCAATTATCCTATGCGGGGGATTGAATGGCTTGTTCAGTTTATTTCAGCAGAGCTTCAGACAGCACTGCCTGATGGGATGTTCAGGGACCTATTGATACAGGGAATTATAGGTGGTGTAGGTGGTGTCATTGTATTCCTTCCCAATATCCTCCTGCTATACCTATTCATTGCCTTAATGGAAGATTCCGGTTATATGGCAAGGGCTGTATTCATCATGGATAAACTGATGCATAAAATTGGCCTTCATGGGAAGTCTTTCATACCCTTAGTGATGGGATTCGGCTGTAATGTTCCGGCCATCCTTTCCACCAGGGTAATCGAAAGCCGTCGTGACCGGATCATTACAATGCTGATCAATCCATTCATGTCGTGCAGTGCCCGTTTACCTGTGTATATTCTATTTATTACTGCATTTTTCAAAGACTACCAGGGCAGTATCCTTTTCGGAATGTACAGTTTTGGAATATTGCTTGCCATTGGTTCTGCCCTATTGTTTCGTAAGACCTTATTCAGGAAGAAAGATGTTCCGTTTGTCATGGAACTGCCCCCTTACAGAGTGCCCACAGTTCGCTCAGTTGTAAGACATATGTGGAGCAGGGCAGTACAATACCTTCGCAAAATTGGAGGTGTAATCTTAATTGCTTCCATTATCATCTGGGCTCTGGGATATTTCCCACACCAGGTTTCGGATGAAAAGAAATACCAGGTGCTGAAAGAAGAAGTTCAGAAGAAGTACATTGAGTCGATGAAAAGTCCAAATCTGACTGATGCGGAAATACTTACACTTAAGGACCAGGAAAGAGCAGAGCTATCCGTGATTCAGCTTCAATATAATTCAGAATTGCAGAAAAACTCATTCATTGGTCGTATCGGGCATTTTATGGAGCCGGCAATGAGGCCATTAGGTTTTGACTGGAAAATGAGTGTCGCCATTCTTTCCGGGGTATCAGCCAAGGAGGTAGTGGTAGGTACTTTGGGTATTTTGTACCAATCAGATATGAATGCACCCAATGCAGATAAGACCCTTGCCAGCAGGCTTCAGACCCAGCAGTATACCTATGGATCAAAAATTGGAGAAGCAGTTTTCACCCCATTGGTTGCCATGAGTTTCATGTTATTTATACTCATCTATTTCCCCTGTATTGGAGTGATTTCAGCCATTAGCAGGGAATCGGGGAGTTGGAAATGGGCTGCATTCATTGTGGTATACACTACAGTCCTGGCTTATTTGGCATCATTAATATTTTACCAGGTTGGAAGTTTGTTTGTTTAG
- the recA gene encoding recombinase RecA yields the protein MSKDEKTDKLNALKLTLDKLEKTYGKGTIMKLGDQAIDDTPAISTGSLGLDAALGIGGLPKGRVVEIYGPESSGKTTLALHVIAESQKTGGIAAFIDAEHAFDRTYAQRLGVDIENLLISQPDNGEQALEIADNLIRSGAIDVIVIDSVAALTPKSEIEGEMGDSKMGLQARLMSQALRKLTSTISKTGCCCIFINQLREKIGVMFGNPETTTGGNALKFYASVRLDIRRQTQIKEGDTAIGNHVKVKVVKNKVAPPFRSAEFDIIYGEGISKYGEIIDIGVEHNIIKKSGSWFSYGETKLGQGRDALKKLLADNPELCEEIEKLVVAAIKP from the coding sequence ATGAGTAAAGACGAGAAAACAGACAAATTAAATGCACTGAAACTGACCCTCGATAAGCTCGAGAAAACATACGGGAAAGGTACCATTATGAAGCTTGGTGATCAGGCAATCGATGATACTCCTGCTATTTCAACAGGTTCACTCGGTTTGGATGCTGCATTAGGAATTGGTGGTTTACCAAAAGGGCGTGTCGTTGAAATCTACGGACCTGAATCTTCTGGTAAAACAACCCTGGCTTTGCATGTAATCGCTGAATCCCAAAAAACCGGGGGAATAGCTGCCTTTATTGATGCTGAACATGCTTTTGACCGCACCTATGCTCAACGCCTGGGTGTTGATATTGAAAACCTGCTGATTTCCCAGCCTGATAACGGGGAACAGGCTTTGGAAATTGCTGATAACCTGATACGCTCGGGTGCTATTGATGTAATTGTAATCGATTCTGTCGCAGCACTGACACCTAAAAGTGAAATTGAAGGGGAAATGGGTGACTCAAAAATGGGCCTTCAGGCCAGGTTAATGTCACAGGCCCTTAGAAAATTGACCTCAACTATCAGCAAAACAGGTTGCTGCTGCATTTTTATCAACCAACTCAGGGAAAAAATCGGTGTTATGTTCGGAAACCCTGAAACTACTACCGGTGGTAATGCCCTTAAATTCTATGCATCAGTTCGCCTCGATATCCGCAGACAAACCCAGATCAAGGAAGGTGATACTGCTATCGGTAATCATGTAAAGGTTAAAGTCGTCAAGAACAAAGTAGCCCCTCCATTCCGTTCAGCAGAATTTGACATCATTTATGGAGAAGGTATTTCCAAGTATGGTGAAATCATCGACATTGGTGTAGAACATAATATTATCAAGAAAAGTGGCTCATGGTTCAGCTATGGGGAAACCAAACTTGGACAGGGAAGAGATGCGCTTAAAAAATTACTAGCCGATAATCCCGAACTCTGCGAGGAAATTGAAAAACTGGTCGTTGCAGCAATAAAACCCTGA
- a CDS encoding tetratricopeptide repeat protein, which yields MKYLLFISILILQIQLISCKPKSKGPDKNLDTDQELAILNAAISENDKDMSLYLKRAEYFINHQKLNDALADLNIVLNSEPKNTHALLSLSKVHVMMGKPQQALEALNSINSLDPANKEAYLEKAKLYLVMKDYENCALSVEKVLELDPKTADAYYIKGVALDENNEKLKAVEAFRMAVQHDPKHYDALMQLGYSFTSSKPAMAMDYFSNAIKADSSSLEAMYNLGMLYQENEKPVLALEQYARMLKIDPENKLAIYNSGYVNLVYQKDFDKGIDFFSKAVSLDSTFADAYFNRGYSYELKGDKPKARLDYERVLKLRVNDEKAAKGLNRLDKSSGK from the coding sequence ATGAAATACTTACTTTTCATTAGCATTCTGATCCTTCAAATCCAGCTTATTTCATGTAAGCCGAAATCAAAAGGTCCTGATAAAAATCTGGACACCGACCAGGAACTTGCTATTCTGAATGCAGCAATCTCTGAAAACGATAAGGATATGAGCCTCTACCTGAAAAGGGCAGAGTACTTTATCAATCATCAGAAACTGAATGATGCACTGGCTGACCTTAATATTGTACTTAATTCAGAGCCTAAGAATACCCATGCTCTGCTATCTCTGTCAAAGGTACATGTTATGATGGGGAAACCTCAACAGGCACTGGAAGCGCTCAATTCAATCAATAGCCTGGATCCGGCTAACAAGGAAGCATACCTGGAAAAGGCTAAACTCTACCTCGTAATGAAAGATTATGAGAATTGTGCACTCTCAGTTGAAAAAGTGCTTGAACTGGACCCAAAAACTGCTGATGCATATTATATCAAAGGAGTCGCCCTGGATGAGAATAACGAAAAACTCAAGGCAGTTGAAGCTTTCAGGATGGCAGTACAGCATGATCCAAAACATTATGATGCCTTGATGCAACTGGGTTATTCATTTACCAGTTCAAAGCCTGCCATGGCAATGGATTATTTTAGTAATGCAATAAAGGCAGACTCATCAAGCCTCGAAGCCATGTATAACCTCGGAATGTTGTACCAGGAAAATGAAAAACCTGTCTTGGCTTTGGAACAATATGCCCGTATGCTGAAGATCGATCCTGAAAATAAACTCGCTATCTACAATTCCGGCTATGTCAACCTTGTGTATCAAAAGGACTTTGATAAAGGAATTGATTTTTTTTCTAAGGCGGTCAGTCTCGATTCAACCTTTGCCGATGCTTATTTTAACAGGGGCTATTCCTATGAATTAAAAGGTGATAAGCCAAAAGCACGCCTGGATTATGAAAGGGTCCTGAAACTGCGGGTCAATGACGAAAAAGCCGCAAAAGGTCTTAACAGGCTTGATAAATCTTCAGGAAAATAA
- the bcp gene encoding thioredoxin-dependent thiol peroxidase, with amino-acid sequence MSVLKKGDPAPFFEGTDQNGNIISLETLKGSKLVLYFYPKDDTPGCTAEACDLRDNYDSLLKQGYKVVGVSPDPGKSHQKFAEKYHLPFPLLPDPEKNIIQSYGVWGPKKFMGKSYEGVLRTTFVISEDGLIQEVISKVDTKNHTSQILG; translated from the coding sequence ATGTCTGTATTAAAAAAAGGTGATCCCGCTCCATTTTTCGAAGGGACCGATCAAAATGGTAACATAATAAGTCTAGAAACACTTAAAGGAAGTAAACTGGTGCTGTATTTCTATCCTAAGGATGATACACCCGGTTGTACAGCCGAAGCATGTGATCTGAGGGACAATTATGATTCATTGCTAAAACAAGGTTATAAGGTTGTAGGAGTAAGTCCTGACCCGGGTAAATCGCACCAGAAATTTGCCGAAAAATACCATCTTCCTTTTCCATTACTTCCAGATCCTGAAAAAAATATTATCCAATCATACGGAGTTTGGGGGCCTAAAAAATTTATGGGAAAAAGTTATGAAGGAGTCCTTAGAACGACCTTTGTCATTTCTGAGGACGGACTGATCCAGGAAGTCATAAGTAAAGTAGATACGAAAAATCATACAAGCCAGATTCTGGGCTGA
- a CDS encoding M50 family metallopeptidase, translating into MKDFFETLIHQRTLVFYLILGVVLLLTRIPVAGKYFRSVNTLIHEAGHAFMTLLLSGEVIAINIFADTSGNTVTKASNKFFQVLIAAAGYPLSAIIGFILMFMLSNGYYLYILFFFASLTLLLMVLSIRNGYGLFWAGTFSLLNLLLIYINDGNWIFIAATFFSLIVLTDAVLSSVVLFVITIKTPKKAGDATNLHKFTKVPAVIWSILFLVFSGIMAYLAILKYFPPLKDIISS; encoded by the coding sequence ATGAAAGATTTTTTTGAAACCTTAATTCATCAAAGAACCCTCGTTTTCTACCTCATTTTAGGTGTGGTGTTGTTACTGACCCGTATTCCGGTGGCTGGAAAATACTTCAGGAGTGTCAATACGCTGATTCATGAGGCAGGACATGCATTTATGACTTTGTTGCTTAGTGGTGAAGTAATTGCTATTAATATATTTGCTGATACCTCCGGGAATACAGTCACGAAAGCAAGTAACAAATTTTTCCAGGTACTGATAGCTGCAGCAGGTTACCCTCTTTCTGCCATTATTGGATTCATTCTGATGTTCATGCTATCAAATGGTTATTATTTATATATACTTTTTTTCTTTGCAAGTTTAACCTTGTTATTAATGGTCCTTTCCATCCGAAATGGTTATGGATTATTCTGGGCCGGAACATTCTCACTGCTTAATTTGTTACTTATATACATCAATGACGGCAACTGGATTTTTATTGCAGCAACTTTTTTCTCCTTAATTGTGCTTACTGATGCTGTACTAAGTTCTGTTGTTTTATTTGTAATCACTATCAAAACCCCAAAGAAAGCGGGCGATGCCACAAATCTGCATAAATTCACCAAGGTACCTGCAGTGATCTGGTCCATCCTGTTTTTAGTTTTCTCAGGAATTATGGCATATTTAGCCATCCTGAAGTATTTCCCACCATTGAAAGACATCATTTCATCGTAG
- the trmD gene encoding tRNA (guanosine(37)-N1)-methyltransferase TrmD — protein MRIDILTIFPEMFAGPFDHSIIKRAVSKGLVEIFIHNIRDYASNKHRNVDDYGFGGDAGMVMMIQPIADCIDKLKSEREYDEIIFLTPDGLLLDQPTANILSLKGNLIMLCGHYKGIDERLREHFITMEISIGDYVLSGGELAAAVLSDSIIRLIPGVLNDETSALSDSFQDNLLSPPVYTRPAEYKGWKVPDVLLSGNEKEIRKWQMEKSLERTRERRPGLLQ, from the coding sequence ATGCGCATTGATATCTTAACCATTTTCCCTGAAATGTTTGCAGGGCCTTTTGATCATTCCATCATTAAACGAGCCGTCAGCAAAGGGTTGGTTGAAATTTTCATCCATAATATACGCGACTATGCCAGCAATAAACACCGGAATGTGGATGATTATGGCTTTGGTGGTGATGCCGGGATGGTAATGATGATTCAGCCCATCGCTGATTGTATTGACAAACTTAAGTCGGAACGTGAGTATGATGAGATCATTTTCCTTACTCCTGATGGTCTTTTACTCGATCAGCCAACGGCGAATATACTTTCTCTTAAAGGAAACTTAATAATGCTTTGCGGACATTATAAAGGCATTGATGAACGCTTAAGAGAGCATTTTATCACCATGGAAATATCAATTGGTGACTATGTATTATCCGGGGGAGAGCTGGCGGCTGCTGTTTTGTCAGATTCTATTATTCGACTTATACCCGGAGTGCTTAATGATGAGACCTCTGCCCTATCAGATTCATTCCAGGATAATTTATTATCGCCACCAGTTTATACACGGCCTGCTGAATACAAAGGATGGAAAGTTCCGGATGTATTGTTATCAGGGAATGAAAAAGAGATCAGGAAATGGCAGATGGAAAAATCCCTGGAAAGAACCCGGGAAAGGCGGCCAGGGCTACTTCAATAA
- the rplS gene encoding 50S ribosomal protein L19, with translation MSKKKLIEYVEEHFVTKQQLPTFKAGDTITIHYKIKEGDKERIQQYQGVVLQRSGEGATETFTVRKVSGTVGVERIIPVFSPFIDKIEVNKHGAVRRARIFYLRKLKGKKARIKEKRM, from the coding sequence ATGAGCAAGAAGAAGTTAATCGAATATGTTGAAGAACATTTCGTTACAAAGCAGCAGTTACCTACATTCAAGGCTGGGGATACTATTACGATCCATTATAAGATTAAGGAAGGTGATAAGGAACGTATTCAGCAATACCAGGGAGTAGTTCTACAGCGTTCAGGTGAAGGTGCTACAGAAACTTTTACTGTTCGCAAGGTTTCCGGAACTGTTGGTGTTGAAAGGATTATTCCTGTATTTTCTCCATTTATTGATAAAATTGAAGTCAATAAACATGGTGCTGTTCGTAGGGCCAGGATTTTCTACCTGCGTAAGCTCAAAGGGAAGAAAGCACGTATCAAAGAAAAACGCATGTAA
- the nth gene encoding endonuclease III → MSNAQRYKMFIQYFQENMPVAETELKFKSPYELLVAVILSAQCTDKRVNLITPPFFKEFPDVSSLSKASSEQVFELIKSCSYPNNKTKSLMGMARELISLYNGVVPEDIDDLQKLPGVGRKTANVIASVVFNKPAMAVDTHVFRVSARIGLTHNAKTPYEAEMQLVKGIPEDLIPKAHHWLILHGRYVCIARKPLCETCGLKEFCNFYLGKQS, encoded by the coding sequence ATTTCCAACGCCCAGAGATATAAGATGTTCATTCAGTACTTCCAGGAAAATATGCCTGTAGCTGAAACTGAACTTAAGTTTAAAAGTCCCTATGAATTGCTGGTGGCTGTTATCCTTTCGGCTCAATGTACTGACAAAAGGGTGAACCTTATCACCCCTCCATTCTTTAAGGAATTTCCTGATGTAAGTTCTTTATCAAAAGCTTCTTCCGAACAAGTATTTGAACTTATAAAAAGTTGCTCCTATCCCAATAATAAGACTAAAAGCCTGATGGGAATGGCCAGGGAATTAATAAGCCTTTACAATGGAGTAGTACCGGAAGACATTGATGACTTACAGAAACTACCGGGAGTTGGAAGGAAAACTGCAAATGTGATCGCATCGGTAGTATTTAATAAACCGGCGATGGCTGTGGATACCCACGTGTTCAGAGTATCAGCAAGAATCGGCCTGACTCACAATGCCAAAACTCCATATGAGGCTGAAATGCAACTGGTAAAAGGAATACCGGAAGATCTCATTCCTAAAGCACACCATTGGCTCATTCTGCATGGAAGATATGTTTGTATTGCCCGAAAACCACTCTGTGAGACTTGTGGATTAAAAGAGTTTTGTAATTTTTATCTGGGAAAACAATCTTAA
- a CDS encoding DUF5063 domain-containing protein: protein MQEESQVLERHLIEMLTLAGEYCIMMEKLEQVEKDDLLIFLQKVSPILYIKGLLFPVTPEPEEGGDERMVTEEQWEQVFNSIRNKLGEADKFRFFDPIQETGEDIQTFQLSEIYADVYQDMKDFAWLMTKNTLLARQFAAFNIRKYFIENWGYKLLKAQIILHSRLIKTKETSDFELEEE, encoded by the coding sequence ATGCAGGAAGAATCACAGGTACTCGAACGCCATCTCATTGAAATGCTTACCCTGGCAGGGGAATATTGCATTATGATGGAAAAACTGGAACAAGTTGAAAAGGATGATTTATTGATCTTTCTTCAGAAGGTTAGTCCTATTCTTTATATCAAGGGTTTATTGTTCCCTGTGACCCCTGAACCGGAAGAAGGGGGTGATGAAAGAATGGTTACCGAGGAACAGTGGGAACAGGTATTTAATAGTATAAGAAATAAGTTGGGAGAAGCAGACAAGTTTCGATTCTTTGACCCAATTCAGGAAACCGGTGAAGATATTCAGACCTTCCAGCTATCTGAGATCTATGCGGATGTTTACCAGGACATGAAAGATTTTGCCTGGTTGATGACAAAAAACACTCTTTTAGCCAGGCAATTTGCAGCATTTAATATCCGGAAATATTTCATTGAAAATTGGGGCTACAAGCTGCTTAAAGCCCAGATAATCCTTCATTCCAGGTTGATTAAAACCAAGGAGACAAGTGATTTTGAACTGGAGGAAGAATAA
- a CDS encoding aminotransferase class I/II-fold pyridoxal phosphate-dependent enzyme → MDISYIINVLGEELGEDVNPVSPPIYQTSNFYFKSVEQFRDAITHEKDHWIYSRGNNPTINLLTKKMAALEGAEDALVFASGMAAISSSIMANVRTGDHVICVSEPYSWTETLLTRNILPKFGIEVSMIHGDNIDEYKTCIRPNTRLIYLESPNSWTFRLQDLEAVAKLAKDNNIITIIDNSCSTPLFQQPISMGIDLVCHTASKYLGGHSDTVAGVCCGSREMIDKIFHNEFLTLGGILSPFNAWLIIRGLRTLPLRLERISNTTKEVIKYLENQPAVSEIYYASHPNHPQQELASRQMKMGSGLFTIKTRVTDIAKIEAFCNSLTYWRMAVSWGGYESLIIPSCTFVRPGLYSKLPPNLIRFSVGLEDPEVLINDLDKSMHYL, encoded by the coding sequence ATGGATATCTCATATATTATCAATGTTTTAGGAGAAGAACTGGGGGAAGATGTCAATCCGGTTTCTCCACCGATCTACCAGACCAGCAACTTTTATTTCAAATCAGTTGAACAATTCAGGGATGCCATTACCCATGAAAAAGATCACTGGATTTACTCCAGGGGAAATAATCCGACCATCAACCTGCTTACAAAAAAAATGGCGGCTCTGGAAGGTGCTGAAGATGCACTGGTCTTTGCAAGTGGAATGGCTGCAATCTCTTCATCAATAATGGCTAATGTCAGGACCGGGGACCATGTTATCTGTGTATCTGAACCCTACTCATGGACAGAAACCCTGCTAACCAGGAACATCCTGCCAAAATTCGGGATAGAAGTAAGCATGATCCATGGGGATAACATTGATGAATATAAAACCTGCATCCGCCCCAATACACGGCTCATCTACCTGGAAAGTCCCAATTCGTGGACATTCAGATTGCAGGACCTGGAAGCAGTGGCCAAACTGGCGAAAGACAACAACATTATTACAATCATCGACAATAGTTGCTCAACGCCATTATTTCAGCAGCCTATCAGCATGGGTATCGACCTGGTTTGCCATACTGCTTCCAAATACCTTGGTGGCCATTCTGATACAGTTGCCGGAGTTTGCTGTGGTTCCAGGGAAATGATAGATAAAATCTTTCATAATGAATTTCTCACCCTTGGAGGTATCCTTTCTCCATTTAATGCCTGGCTGATCATCAGGGGACTAAGGACCTTGCCGCTCAGACTTGAAAGGATATCCAACACCACCAAAGAAGTGATCAAATATCTTGAAAATCAGCCGGCTGTAAGTGAGATATACTATGCATCACATCCAAACCATCCTCAACAGGAATTGGCTTCCCGTCAGATGAAAATGGGCAGTGGATTGTTCACCATAAAAACCAGGGTTACTGATATTGCTAAAATTGAAGCCTTCTGTAATTCATTAACTTACTGGCGAATGGCAGTTTCCTGGGGAGGATATGAATCCCTTATTATTCCATCCTGCACCTTTGTAAGACCGGGACTCTACAGCAAACTCCCTCCAAACCTGATAAGGTTCTCGGTGGGATTGGAAGATCCCGAAGTTCTCATCAATGATCTGGATAAGTCAATGCATTATCTTTAA